The Emys orbicularis isolate rEmyOrb1 chromosome 9, rEmyOrb1.hap1, whole genome shotgun sequence genomic sequence TCGTGTACAGGTTTCTTTCGAAGATGAGGACAGATTGGAGAtccctctgtatctgacctaagcttgtctctcactaacagaggttggtccaataacatAGGATagctagagacaaggtgggcgaggcaCTGGGCCGACCCAGCTACAACGCTGCAGTAACAAGAGGTGCCAGTTCCTCGTTTCAGCACTAGATGGTGGTGACAGAACACAGATAGCACAGCTCACATGTTTGCTTTTCCCATCCTTACCCACGGAAAGGGCCAGTTTTCCAAAAGTAGTTCCTAATGCAGATGCCCACCTCAGGCCTGATGTGCAGACGTGCCAAGCTCCTACAGATCCTGATGGGCCCCTGGGAATCAGGCCCGAGGTGGGTACCCAAAGTCAGGGGCACTGCTCAGTGAGAGCACGTGTCTGTTGGCGCTGTTGTGGGCACTCTGTCCCTGCTGAGCAAACTGCTCAGGGGTGCCATTAATGACTCTGCGcatcccagcagaggcagcactTGACCAGCCACCATGAACTAATCCTTCCAGCCTGCTGCAGCTTCCGgctcttacagatggggaaagcagagcatggagcagggatgggaggagcccaggCCCCCAGCAGGCCCAGTATCTCCCCTAATCACACTCTCAGTGTGGTGAGGCCCTGGCTCGGAGCTGTTGCTTGACACTCTGACCTCACTAGTATAAGCAGGGATTCCTCATCTAATTGGTACAGCGCCCCTACTGGGCCAGGGGCTTTCCAGACAGACGAGAGACAGGGCCTGCCCCCGAATTGCTGACGGATGCCAGCTCCTAGAGCCAGGGGTCCCTTTGGGGGAGTTCAGAATCAGCTCAGACAtgctagttgttttttttttttatccaattGGGTCAGTTTATTAACATACATAATTAAGAACAAGTAAAATAGACACATGCTGCTGAGACCCCTGCAGCAAAGAGAGGCCACTTCATGCCCCAGCACACCCCCTCACCAGCAGGATAGCGTCACACCCAGTCCAGGGATGGTGCTTTGGGGGCTTTCACCCAGCACCTGGGTTCTATATGGAAAGACAGCCGGtcccccccagatcccctccATCCAAAGCCAAACCCCATCTCTTCCACTAGACAAGCAGGGTCAGGGTCTCATGGGGCTGGGCCTACTGTTGCATCCCGCACACATGCCTGGCGGCCAGTGTCAAAGTCTCAAGGAGGATAATGGGCTTCCTCTGCTCAGTGAGGGACCCTTCGTTTCCATCCTGCTGCACTAGGATCCCCaagctgcagcccagctgcctgGGCCCACGATGCGCTCCTGCCCTTTCACCTTTCCCCAGACACAGCTCAAAGCAATCTAGTCCTAGGCTCCCCTATGGCACAAGGCCAGGAGTGCTTTAAACCTGGCTCCCTGTAAACAAAACCCTTCAGGCTCCTAGCAGCCTCTCATGTGTCAGGAGACAGGAAAAGCCagttcccagcagcagctgcaccagtCCCTGCTGTGGTACAAGTGCCCCTGCACAGCAGGTTACAACCGAGGAGCCTCCAAGACCGTATCTGTTCCCACAGCTCCAGGAGGCTGCAAGGCCAAGATCTCGGTGtccacccccagctctgtccccgtGGGCAGGGGAACACACGCCTGTCTACTCTAGGACACAGACCCCTGACCTGCAGGGGAGATGTGCCCATGGGGGCAGGataaacccagccccagccccctgcagaacAGGGCAGAGACTGAGGGTTTGTGGGGAGCCCACGGCCTGGAAAGGGCCCTGCAGAGGAAAGGGCACTCAAGGCTGGCAGGAGCAAGTCTGGGCGCTCCCTGCTAACCACCACCTGTGCCCAGCTCAAACCCCTCCACCACCAGGCACCGCGGGGGCTGGGCGTCATTCCTGCATGAGACTGTTGATCTTCGTTAGCAGCACGTCTGACTTGGACTCTGGGGAACCAAATGGGAGAAAGGGTCATTCCAGgagcctctgccctccccagggctgccccagcccagcaacAATCATGGGGTggaaggcagctgctgctgcaggaggcgCTGCCTGGCCCCCCTACACTCCCATCATCTCAGGGAGTAGCACTTGCTAGGGAAGCAGGCAGGATGGGAGCTCCCTtggctgggctccctccccttttccccacagggctgggggggggagggggggaaggaggtgcgGCTCCCTCTCTCTGTCAGGAGAGTTAGGCTCTGGGCCCAGGCTGTCCTCCTGGCAGAGCCCCCTGAAAGCTCCCCAGCCTGGGGTGGAGAGAGCCCCTGGGAGCTAAGCTGTGGCAAGGGCCTGGCCCTGCAGGTGAGCAGAGAGACAATGATCtgagaggaagagggaggggaagaccAGGAGCAAGAGGGCGTGGTGAGGAGAGGGACTTAaggggggagcggggtggggaacaggggccCCCATTACCTGCCGGTTCTTTTCTCCTGGAGCATTTCCTGGAAAGCAAACAGGATTGAAATTCACTCAGGAGAGCGAGTCAGCATTCAGGCCCTTCCTCAGAGAGATCAGCCCacacccagggccagggccgCTCCCACAGGGCTCTGCCCCATCACTTGGCCACTGTGGTTTGAACTCGGAGTTGGTAGAGGCCTTTCTGCCATGGCTGGAACGGGACGGGAGTGCCTGCAAACCATAACGAGCCATGGAGGGTCCCAGGGCAATGGAGTCACGCGAGTCCCCTTGGAGGGCTCCCATGCCAGGCCCACCTTGCTCAGCTTATAGGTGGGGGCCAATAAGCTGCGACCAAGTCCCACAGCAGTGGGATGGAGCGGCTCAGGGCCAGGCTCATGGCAGAGGCCAGGGAGGAAAGCTCCCTCTAAGCCCGCTGTGTCCCAGGTTAGCGCAGTGCAAGGTGGGAGAAGTGGGCTCCCAGCGCTGCAGAGCAGTTCCCCCAGATCAAGAGGGTGGATGGGTGATGGCAGCAGCACCTGGCCGGGCAGACCCCGCCCTACCTACAGCTCACCCAGAGGGCAGCAGACATGGGGCCTCCTATGCCATGGACAGCTACGGGAGCCCAGAAGAGGCTGAACTTACTGCAGCAGGAGgaaggctgagaggagcaggaggaaggagaCGCAGTCGATCACAATCCAGACCATCAGATAGGTGTTGCGGGGCTGCAAGGCAACAAGACAGGACGAGTAGCTCAATGGGGACCCCGGCAGAACAGGCcctggcagcaccccctggcccccttgctGGGGTGTGGCAGTGCAGACGGGCCAGGCGGGCTCAGGGCATGCAGCCTCTACCCTGGGTGGCGCTGGCAGGTTCACTTACGAGCAGCCAGAGGGGGCGCTTCATCTCCTTCAGCACCTGGCAGGCGTTGGTGGTGACGGAGCCGGCCCCCGCGCACCACAGCACGGAGAAGAGCCAGGGCTCATTGACCACGTACAGATTGACGGAGACGTTGTCCTGGCGATACCGGCTGCGGAGGGAATGGAGCCTTGTTAGCGTGGCACAGGCCAGCAGGAACTGGGAAAGCCTGGCTCCCACCCAGCGCTCCCCGTGCTCGGGGTTCGAGCCCTACTGCCAGCTGTGGCGTCAGGGAGTGTACGTGGCCACAGTGGGGAGCTAGACTCGCCTCTGCGGGGCTGAGCCGCCATTGCTCTGTGCTCCGCACCCTGACAAGGGGCTCTCACCCAATCTGCTCTGTGCTGACGTCCTGGTACGGCAGGTTCAGTCGCAGTGGAGACTCGGTTTCATTCCAGCTGCTCTTCAGACCGTAGATTTGCTGAAATCCTGGTGCCTGCTGTCGGACCTGCTCCCTGAACCCGTCGGGCAGCCAGAgaatctgggggcggggggggggaaatcaggcctGGTGTGAGCTGGGAGACCAGGGAGGCACTCGCTGTGCTCTGggacccaggctgcagggccagcCGCACTGATGTGCGCATCCAAATGGATAGTGGAAGCGGTTACCCAGCCCCCTCTCTGTGCGCCCATCTGGTGCTTGGCCCCAGCAGAGTCCCCATCAGGCCACCTGCCATGGGAGTCTCCCCCAGCAGGTCTGGGAGTGACAGACCTGGACGAGGCATGATGGGGGCCAGCTAGGACCGGCCAAGATGTGCCCGGGCCTTTGGGCTGGCTCAGAGCCCCAACAACCCCTTCAGAGCCCCTGCACCCAGCGAGTCCtgggcacaggtgctggaactaggggtgcagcaccccctggcttgacgtgctttccatcatatgcagggtttacagtttggttcaatggctctcagcccccccactgtACACATTGTCCCAGTGCCCTGGTCATGGGCAGAGGGCACCCACTGGgcagagagcccgcaggcccttTACTCCAGGGCATGTTCTGTCTGCAAAGTAAACAATTCCTCCCCTAACCGgtgagcaggagcaggaaggggcagcGAAGCCAGCCGCCAGGCTGGTCTCAGCAGAGCCATGTACATCCAACGCCCAAGGGCTAGGGGCGGAGGGAATGAAAGTGAGGCTGTAGCGTCAGGGAGCCATGGACCTGCAGGGTGTGGTAGCAGCAGGGAGTACGAAGGTGGCAGCTTGTTAGTTGATTTTCCTGCTTCACCAACTTGGCTCGCTGCCAGGGCTCTCCTGAGTACCTGTTTACAcatggggggggtgggaggggggagtggcactTGAGCAGGGAGTTCCAAGTAAGTTTACACCTCTCCCTGCCCATTAACCGTACTACAAAGCACCCCAGGCCACTAGGAACGGGCACAGGGCAGCAGCTTGTCCGGCAGCCTATCGCGGACACGGGCCAGGGCCGGACCTGCAATAGGCCAGGACCCGCCCGAGCATCTCGTGTGTGACGTGTGGGTGCTGTGGCACTCAGGGTACCTGGGATCATGGCAAGGGCAGATTCTGAGCACGCTCAGGGAGACTCTAGAGCACCAGGTGGGTCTGGCCcgccctgtggggaggggagctcacCGCTGGTAAAGGGCAGGCTCAGGGACCCCTGGGGGAGGACGTCTGGCCCTGATGCTCAGCCATTCCCTCCTCCGGCTGCCCATCAGGCGTCAGACTCCAGAGGCAGCGCCAGGCTCACCAGCTGCGGCGGGATGCCCGACTCGAGGATGGTCGCCACGGTGACGTTAACGAAGCTCTGGTAGTCTGTGTGGTTCTCAGGCCGGAGATCGAACATGATGGAGATGTTGTGCTGCTTGGCCTCCTGCAGCACCTGCTCCAGAGACGGGATCTTCTGTGCCCGCGCCTGGCCTTGCGTCTCGCTGGAGAGGCCCTGCACCGAGCGGAACGGATTCCTCTGGAAGGGACAGGCCAGAGTCAGCAGCTACCCCACGTGGGGGGCAGCGCTCACAGCTGGTCCCAGGGCCCTGGCCTCCCACACTGCcccctcaacaccatctcccagcGCCAAAGGCACAGGGTGCTCTCCCTCGCACCCACAGCGCCCCCCAGTGCTCACTGCCCCTCACTAGCACGGCAGAGCAGCCGCTCAGAGCCCAGGGCGAGGGCACAGAGGGAGGACAGGTCGCCCTGCCACCTGCAGGAGACCAGAGCAGCTCAGCAGTTGGGTGCTAAGCATCACTGTGTAGGCAGGCACCGAGCCCAGCCaaacagcacagccagggaacGGCTCACCCCTCCCAGCCAGCCTTCCCCATGCCTCCGGAAGGTCACAGCAACTCCCAGCTCTAGCAGAGAGGCTTGGAAGGtagcccctcacccccaccccacggcGGGAGGCACTATAGTCTGCagaggcaaaactctccagggcCTGGGAACCCCCGAGGGCTCTGAGCCCCAGGGCTCGGCCAAGAGCAGACTGGATCAGTGCAGCAGGCAGCGCCCTCTGCAGGGCAgtgcagcacagggccaggccaTGCAGAAGCCCTACCACACCCCGAGGAGGGGGGCCTGACCTCCAGGAACCAGCTGCCGGCGTCGAGCTGCTGGAGATCAGTCCAGTTGAAGGTTGTGCCGCTCATGGTGGCCTGGGCATTGAACACCTTTTGCACGTTGGTGGTCCGGGTGAGCGTCTCGTCGTGCATGAGGAAGGGGATCCTATCAGCACTGGcaaggggcagaggggtggggtagTTAGGACCTTGCCCAATGCAGCATCATGGGCTGTTTGCACCCCTCCCCGCAACCTGATCGCCCTGGCACCTCTGCCAGGGATcagcccagcagccccccccaccctgccatgtGTGTCCCAGAATGCGGGGCCATAGGGGAGTGGGGCGGAGAGCCATGGACAGACGCACgagagtcaagtatcagaggggtagccgtgttagtctgaatctgtaaaaagcaacagagggtcctgtggtacctttaagactaacagaagtattggagcataagctttcatgggtgaatgcccacttcatcagatgcacttGCGTCtgatgtagggttaccatacgtccagattttcccggacatgtccggctttttgggcctcaaatccccatccggggggaaatcccaaaaagccggacatgtccgggaaaatagggaggtagggcccggcggtgcggggctgggggctggcgcggtgcttggccggggctgggggcgcggggccggcgcggtgctgggcctggggcgcgggcacttggccgggggccgggaccggggtcggcgtggtgctgggccgggggccgggccgggagcgCGGGCACTTGGCtggggccccagccgggcgggagacgccggggccagagcctcttggcctgggccggccggctgccgaagggagccgctcggccagggggtcCGGACTGAGCCGCGTCGCGCtgcaccccgccccagcttacctgctgcctccctgtttcaggcttcccgtgaacatttgattcgcgggaagcaggggagggggaggagcagggggcagagttggggcagggccggggccccatggagtgtcctcctttttaaaaattaaaatatggtaaccctatctgacgaagtgggcattcacccacgaaagcttatgctccaatacatctgttagtcttaaaggtgccacaggaccctctgttgcaccCGAGTCAGTGCTGGGTgctgcaatggcagcagctgGTCACTTAtcagcccttccccccacacccggcCTGTCCCAaatcccaccctcacccccttcaCAGGCCAGCAGTACCAGATTCACCATGGCACCGGGCCAAGCTCCAAAGGGGCCCATAACACGCTTCCCGGAGcagcggcagggatccagcatgggagctgagacccccccccccccggggccctgggagctgtagttccttggccagctccctgcctagagagcaggccctggagcagggaaggaactacatttcccagcattcccttggcggCTAtccacaggaaagggagggggagggagtggggaagcagAGACCCCATGCGCTTGCTGTGGATGGGGAGCTGGCTGCTAGAAGGGGGTAGCAGTGTGAGTGGGGAACAAATGTGCCCTAGGAgtagaagtagggtgaccagacagcaagtgtgaaaaatcgggacaggggtgggggtaataggagcctgtataagaaagagacctaaaaatcgggactgtccctataaaatcaggacatctggtcaccttaagtaGAAGATATCAccctcagaagacttccccagactggctTAGGGATGCTGGTGTGACCTCGCctggcagcccccaaagaaggaactaGGTGGAATGAATAGACactgcacctctctatctgaagcctagcaggAGAGGTACGTGGACCCCACTAGGAgaagttaaaatgaaaagtatgggggggggggctctactAGAGcacctgggcagctttaggtaCAGTACCAGGTAtgcaggaggatttccacttctgagccatggaagcagaaattgacttttcctttccagatttatccaatattcagaaagggaatctagcacctgccttccagatttgagcCCCTcaaaaattcaggagtgctcaagctcaatttgggcagctgttacttcatttctcccaaatcaaataggcagatccactgtaacttgctgtagaaaaagtaggataaaattgagcaacaaATGCTGGGGTCTTCCCAGTGCTAACTAGGACTggaattaagtatcagaggggtagccgtgttagtctgaatctgtaaaaagcaacagagggtcctgtggcacctttaagactaacagaagtattgggagcataagctttcgtgggtaagaacctcacttcttcagatgcaagaaggactggaattgttattttcaacagccattacttttttttttttaagttttgtttctttaaaaggaagacggcgatattgcattggcaaattccccatagaaacgaagagtggaacaaaagaataataaaggcacctcaacttttcttcatttatgtaggacagtcttataatatggatccagatatcctccaatcacacaagctgaaaattgttccactttactgcagttctgtaaccatgtgggaaccagtcctgtctgtgttctgtgcacgtCCAAAATTCCTACTGAATTCAGAAGTGCCTTGCTTTTGTGACCATACCACCTGATATTTTCAGCCCTTGTAAGCTAAGCAGATTTACATTTAGTAATTGGGTGGGAAGCCTCTCAGAAAAAGTTAAGTGCTGTAGGAGGTGTTGCTTATTCACTAGGTAATGTGAGACGTTCCTGTTACAATAGTAAACCAGTGCAGCATAGAATGCACTTTGCTCCTCGAGTCTAGAATGTGGTCCTTTGCTTCTATACACAgcccattaaagacaatgaaaagactcccacggTCTTCAACGGGCTTTGGACAGAACTGGTTATACATGGGGTAACTCCACTGTCTTCATAGCATCCTGGTCCCACAGCAGAGGGGGGGCATGTGAGCTTGTGGCAGAGCTGCTGCTCAGAGATAGGAACCTCCTGGCACCCCAGCCTCCAAAACCATCCAGGCTGCACTTTCTGCTCAACTATGTGCTAGCTGAGGGGTGCGTGGGAATTGGTGGCCTCTGCTGCAGGTGATGGGCATCTCAGGTACTTAAAGCCATGGCCTAGAGGAGGGAAGCGCCTAACTGCAGAGTCTGCAGCTGCCTAGGGCCAGCGCTGAGGATTTAGAGTCCCTAGTGCTGCCATTGCAAGGTTCAAGCATGCTCAGCCTTGGAATTGCCACCCCCTCCCTTGACTAGTAGCTGCAGCTATCTATCTAAGGCTGGCCTCTGGCAATTGGCCCCATGGCTATAGCCAGAGAAGCTACAAGTGGCTCTGTGACTACTGGGGCCATTAAGCTAGAGCAGATAAAGAAACTGGGGTTAACCTCAAGGAACAGAGGTCACCAGTAGGAAAGGAATGtcaaggggagcagggaaagacGCAGCAGGTCAGGCTTGCAGCGGGAGAAAAGCCCCAGCTGGTTGGGGAGCATGTCCAAGGTAGAAAGGAAACAAGCCTGGGGAGAGGTGGTGGTGACCAGGTAGTAGACTAGCATgtagatgggagcagagggagaaaggcTGGTGTCTTCCATTCCCAAGGGCTAGGTCCTCACGTTGGGGAAATGGTGTTTGTAGGTGGCTTGCTCACATGGcaggatgggggctgagggagggatTTGTCGGAATTGATCAAGTATCCGCTGGCTGTGAAACTCTGAGCTGAGACCAGAGCCACATCCAGTGACTGGTGACATAGGGGGGTACTGGGACATGGCTAGAGAAGGtctgaatgaggaaggagataaTCTGTGGGGAGTTTCCCTGATCACTATGAAAGTTCTACCCACATGGGTACAGCTGAGTGAGAAGAACTGGGGGCTGAGGGAGCTGTGTGTGGCAATGCAGATAGTCCTGTAGAGGTGTGTGATCAAAATGAAGAAGGTCTCTGAGATTCAGTACCGGGTATACTATGGCACCAATGGCACTGCCACACCAGGCCCACACTCGGAGCCCACAACGACTACATGGGGGCCCAaaaaaggttaatctggccctgcaggccagggaggggagccctgtctctctctccaagaaATGGGGACTGAGCAGGGTGGGGCACCAGGCCAGAGCACCAgacagctgggctgggctcagcttcccttgggggggggggggggggggggatgggcgaGGGGTTAGGAGAGGAGGGACTCTCACAAAGGCCAGGCTGGGGCCTGGAGACACCTCCCCCAGCATGGagctgcccccttcaccccagagggggcagcgagcagaggcctggggctcggggagctggggcaggcgaGCCGAGCACACGTTCCCCTTGGAGACCCCGGGTGTTGCTTTACCTCACCATGACATCGGTCTCAAACACACGCACGTCACAGCCCACTGACTTCCGGAATGACATCAGGGTGTTCTCTGGAGCCAGCTAGACAAGGGAGAGATGGCACAGGCAAACCAAgcttgggcagggcaggggtgcagcgCATCGGGCGCTTGCCCCACTGGGCTGAGTCCTGGGTTCAGACATGCAGTGAGTTTGCTGGGCTCGATCGAAGGCAGTGGTGGGATTTCAGGAAGTAGctgaattcccagctctgcctaggagagacccagggctgggatagcaggaggctgcaaggcaggattgaggggcatagGCAGGAATGGGGGGGACCCCAGTGCTGgcaagcaggggggctgcaggttgggattgaggggtattggggggtggggcggtagcccagggctggggttaaGTTCTACCCAGAAGAAACACGTCCCAATTAGCTCCTGGCCCCATGTGTGAGAGCTCAACCCCGAGGGCTGCCTCAGCCCCTCCCAACCATGCCCCACACCCTGTCCAGCCTGGCTACCCACAGGGCAGGCTGCAAggactcccctccctgagctggtCTGTGGAGACTGGAGACGGCTCTCTGGGGGTTACCTGCTTGCCTGTGTCTGGGGTGTGAGCAGGGGATGCTGCTCTCTGGgacccagggagggggagggggaggggcaggggcacccccccgacacacacacaccagccaccTGCGCTGAGGGCTGTAACCTGCCTTTGCCTCCAAGCTGTCCCTTGGTGGTGGGAGCAGCTCCTGCCTGCTCCCAAGCACAGCGCTTGCGGGCAGCTGGTGCGTCccaggctgagcagggagggCTCATGCCCACTGCAGGCGGGGAGGGCAGCTGCACTTGGGCACAGGTTACTCACCATGGGGGCCCCACGGTGCCCGGCCAGCGCTGGTTTGGGGGGCAGCTGGTTCTCCTCCATGAGGCAGGGCGAGGAGATCATCAGGGGAGCCAGGTACAGCGCAGCTGTCACACCAAAATACACCAGCAGGAGCAGCACCTTGGGGGCTGCAGACAGACACACGGACACGGCAGAGCCTGGTCAGGGACAGCCTCACTGCAGGCacttggaggtggggaggggattagccagggctgctccccctgcagtgtgtgtgtgtgtgtggggggggggctccccacccctgcctgagAATAGGGAGCAACAggtcccccctctgctccccagccatggagataggtgccccctgcagagcAGTCCTTAGCCAGGGGCTCGGAGGTGCCTCTGGCCACCCTGCACTGTGCCAAGCCGCCTGCTTAGGTGTGTGGGCAGCCCCAGCCCGGATGGGCTCTGGGCACCAAGCAGCGCTGCGTGGCTGGGCCTGCACAGACCCTTCCCGCCAGGGCACTGCCCACATAGCCCCTGCCCAGACGGTCGCTGGCGTTCGGGGCTCCCGGCTGTCCTGCAgcagccgccccagccctgcagagctcCCAGTCCAGGAAAGGACTGAGCCATGGGGGTGCTGGCTAGGACGCGTGTGCATGGAGGGAAGGGGAACCCCCTGCCGCGTGTCCTAGACCCTGCATGGCTGAGAACAAACGGAGAGCTGCCTCCCAGCCTACGCTTTCAGGGCAAATGCTGGGCACTAGCCCATCCTCAGGTGAGGCGGTGCAggg encodes the following:
- the GDPD2 gene encoding glycerophosphoinositol inositolphosphodiesterase GDPD2 — encoded protein: MAKGPGCCHGCCHGCATCLLGLYSCRWAKNTRKGLRTTKCDCSWFFFLFCICLFALVWLYHALILLNDFHNFNEFLFRQTQWWVDWSLPLLGVTVLLVTYSALLLVLALCLQLCGQPLKLHCLHKCLLIFTALVVAAAFVALDVKWTEQWQSARISLQATGPFLHIGAVAGVTLLAWPVADCFYRTRRAAPKVLLLLVYFGVTAALYLAPLMISSPCLMEENQLPPKPALAGHRGAPMLAPENTLMSFRKSVGCDVRVFETDVMVSADRIPFLMHDETLTRTTNVQKVFNAQATMSGTTFNWTDLQQLDAGSWFLERNPFRSVQGLSSETQGQARAQKIPSLEQVLQEAKQHNISIMFDLRPENHTDYQSFVNVTVATILESGIPPQLILWLPDGFREQVRQQAPGFQQIYGLKSSWNETESPLRLNLPYQDVSTEQIGRYRQDNVSVNLYVVNEPWLFSVLWCAGAGSVTTNACQVLKEMKRPLWLLPRNTYLMVWIVIDCVSFLLLLSAFLLLQKCSRRKEPAESKSDVLLTKINSLMQE